A single genomic interval of Sinorhizobium meliloti harbors:
- a CDS encoding ABC transporter permease, whose protein sequence is MNALVRQFGKPWVWSWLAAFVVWFLTIMVTGGAGTLGLSQAALTFAAFSVIVGIGQMFVITLGPGNIDLSVPATMTLAGTVALKLMNVENGMILPGLFLAVFIGLGVGLCNYTLIKALRIPPIIATLSMSFIVQSGAIWTNRGLRIKPPSVLAEFTTTSTLGVPNVAIVAFLISVLAWIVLEKTIYGRWISAIGQSMPAARMAGIPVDGTRFVTYLFCAVLASISGYLLACFSGGAALNMGAEYLLMSIAVVVIGGTAVAGGDSNVPGIWGASLFMFLVVSMLNTYGLGAGIRLIMTGLIIISVIMLAGGRRGMR, encoded by the coding sequence ATGAACGCGCTCGTCCGCCAGTTCGGCAAACCCTGGGTCTGGTCGTGGCTTGCTGCCTTCGTCGTCTGGTTCCTGACGATCATGGTGACGGGCGGCGCCGGCACGCTCGGACTGTCGCAGGCAGCGCTTACCTTTGCGGCCTTCTCGGTGATCGTCGGCATCGGGCAGATGTTCGTCATCACCCTAGGCCCCGGAAACATCGATCTCTCGGTTCCCGCCACCATGACGCTCGCCGGCACGGTGGCACTGAAGTTGATGAATGTCGAAAACGGCATGATCCTGCCCGGCCTTTTCCTTGCCGTTTTCATTGGTCTTGGCGTCGGTCTTTGCAACTACACGCTTATCAAGGCGCTGCGCATCCCGCCGATTATCGCAACGCTCTCCATGAGCTTCATCGTCCAGTCTGGCGCGATCTGGACGAACCGCGGTCTTCGGATCAAGCCCCCGAGCGTGCTTGCGGAATTCACCACCACGAGTACGCTCGGCGTGCCGAACGTGGCAATCGTCGCTTTCCTGATCTCCGTCCTCGCCTGGATCGTGCTTGAGAAGACGATCTACGGCCGTTGGATCTCGGCGATCGGACAGAGCATGCCGGCCGCGCGCATGGCAGGCATACCGGTCGACGGAACGCGCTTCGTCACCTACCTGTTCTGCGCCGTGCTCGCTTCGATCAGCGGCTATCTGCTTGCTTGCTTCTCCGGCGGCGCGGCGCTCAACATGGGCGCGGAATATCTTCTGATGTCGATTGCCGTCGTCGTGATCGGCGGCACAGCGGTCGCCGGCGGCGATTCCAACGTGCCCGGCATATGGGGCGCGTCGCTCTTCATGTTCCTCGTTGTCTCCATGCTCAACACCTATGGGCTCGGCGCAGGCATTCGCCTCATCATGACCGGCCTCATCATCATCAGCGTCATCATGCTCGCCGGCGGTCGCCGGGGCATGCGATAA
- a CDS encoding SRPBCC family protein → MKERFTYSTYIRCSPDLLWQALTAREVTSQYWAGTWQESDWSRGSPWRLVAPDGRTADSGEVLEADRPNKLVISWRDELHDELRQEGHSKVSYVLEEIGTSVKLTVIQESEVENSVAIAAMSKGWPHLFASVKSLLETGYPLEETRAWPVDL, encoded by the coding sequence ATGAAGGAACGTTTCACATATTCCACCTACATCCGCTGCAGCCCTGACCTTCTTTGGCAAGCCCTTACTGCCAGGGAGGTTACCAGTCAGTATTGGGCGGGCACTTGGCAAGAAAGCGACTGGTCGCGGGGCTCTCCTTGGCGGCTGGTTGCTCCGGATGGGCGGACAGCAGATTCGGGAGAGGTCCTTGAGGCGGATCGGCCGAACAAGCTTGTGATTTCCTGGCGCGACGAACTTCATGACGAGCTCCGCCAGGAGGGGCATTCCAAGGTTAGCTACGTCCTCGAAGAGATCGGCACGTCGGTAAAGCTGACGGTCATCCAAGAATCCGAAGTGGAAAACTCCGTTGCTATCGCTGCTATGTCAAAGGGATGGCCTCATCTCTTCGCCAGCGTCAAATCCCTTCTTGAGACGGGCTACCCGCTGGAAGAGACAAGGGCGTGGCCCGTAGACCTTTGA
- a CDS encoding ABC transporter permease — protein sequence MTFRLSSEAIRLVIPALSLSLLLAAVFWLQPRAMSYIGLNLLFNLAVPIALATIAQMLVMAVNDLDLSMGAFVSFVACVTATFLRDAPAIGTLILAGAVAAYAAIGVVIHLRNLPSIVVTLGMSFVWGGLAVLLLPAPGGQAPDWVRWLMTVKPPLAPMAIVASIIIAVIAHFIVKRSSLGVLIRGVGGNQRSVERAGWSIVAARATAYALAGLFAVLAGIALVGLTTSADANIALRYTLLSIAGVILGGGEFIGGRVSPVGAVIGALTLTLAGSFLSFLRISPDWQIGAQGAILIIVLALRLMLNRFEKREKRR from the coding sequence ATGACGTTTCGCCTGTCCTCCGAGGCCATTCGCCTTGTCATTCCCGCTCTATCGCTGTCGCTGCTGCTGGCTGCTGTGTTCTGGCTTCAACCGCGCGCCATGAGCTATATCGGCCTAAACCTGCTGTTCAACCTGGCCGTGCCGATCGCGCTCGCGACGATCGCGCAGATGCTCGTGATGGCGGTGAACGATCTCGATCTCTCGATGGGCGCCTTCGTCAGCTTCGTCGCCTGCGTGACCGCGACTTTCCTGCGGGACGCGCCGGCAATAGGCACCCTGATCCTCGCCGGCGCGGTCGCAGCCTATGCGGCGATCGGCGTCGTCATCCATTTACGAAACCTGCCGTCCATCGTCGTCACCCTCGGGATGAGCTTCGTCTGGGGCGGGCTTGCGGTGCTGTTGCTGCCGGCGCCGGGGGGGCAGGCGCCCGACTGGGTGCGGTGGCTGATGACCGTCAAGCCGCCCCTGGCCCCGATGGCGATCGTCGCCAGCATCATCATCGCCGTCATTGCGCATTTCATCGTCAAGCGGTCCTCGCTCGGCGTTCTGATCCGTGGCGTCGGCGGCAACCAGCGCTCGGTGGAGCGCGCCGGCTGGTCGATCGTCGCGGCACGCGCGACCGCCTATGCCCTCGCGGGCCTCTTCGCGGTCCTGGCAGGCATCGCCCTCGTCGGCCTGACCACCTCGGCCGATGCCAACATCGCGCTGCGCTACACGCTGCTGTCGATCGCCGGCGTCATCCTCGGGGGCGGCGAATTCATCGGCGGCCGCGTCTCTCCCGTCGGCGCCGTCATCGGGGCGCTGACGCTGACGCTTGCCGGCTCGTTCCTCTCCTTCCTGCGCATCTCTCCGGACTGGCAGATTGGCGCCCAGGGCGCGATTCTGATCATCGTGCTCGCGCTCCGCCTGATGCTGAACCGCTTCGAGAAGCGGGAGAAACGCCGATGA
- a CDS encoding SRPBCC family protein → MTADKISPDMLRFERILAAPAATVWQYLVDPDLRARWFMSGPTDLQVGGAFGLTMDHDRLSDEVVPTPDRYKPYVGHRWQERIIRYEPPRLLAFTWEDGKAGEVTFELTEIDSGTTRLVLTHTGLRGSKDALDFGGGWHAHLAVLEKRLAGISIPDFWALHAEAQREMERALGSEA, encoded by the coding sequence ATGACTGCAGACAAGATCTCGCCCGACATGCTTCGCTTTGAACGAATCCTGGCGGCACCTGCCGCTACCGTTTGGCAGTACCTCGTTGATCCAGACCTGCGCGCGCGCTGGTTCATGTCGGGTCCAACGGACCTGCAGGTTGGCGGCGCCTTCGGGCTGACGATGGATCACGACCGTCTCTCGGACGAGGTCGTTCCTACGCCGGACCGGTACAAGCCATATGTCGGCCATCGTTGGCAGGAACGCATTATTCGCTATGAACCACCTCGGCTCCTGGCCTTCACATGGGAGGATGGTAAGGCGGGGGAAGTCACGTTCGAGCTGACCGAGATAGACAGCGGAACAACGCGCCTAGTCCTGACCCACACCGGCCTTCGTGGCTCTAAGGACGCGCTCGACTTCGGTGGCGGCTGGCACGCGCATCTTGCAGTTCTTGAGAAACGGCTCGCTGGAATAAGCATCCCTGATTTTTGGGCCCTTCACGCCGAAGCCCAGCGTGAAATGGAGAGGGCGCTCGGTTCTGAGGCGTGA
- a CDS encoding ArsR/SmtB family transcription factor: MVDEKLTLTFAALADPTRRGMLAALASGEKPISELARPYQMTLAGAAKHVAILTRAGLIERRKVGRQNMCRLNAGNLKEANDWLAQWERFWNVRLDALEQALKEEQNQ, encoded by the coding sequence ATGGTTGACGAAAAGCTGACTCTGACGTTCGCTGCCCTTGCGGATCCCACACGGAGGGGAATGCTTGCCGCTTTGGCATCTGGTGAGAAGCCTATCAGCGAACTCGCCCGGCCCTACCAGATGACGCTCGCCGGCGCGGCAAAACATGTCGCGATCTTGACGCGGGCCGGCCTCATCGAACGGCGCAAGGTTGGCCGCCAGAATATGTGCCGGCTAAACGCCGGAAATCTGAAAGAGGCGAACGACTGGCTCGCCCAGTGGGAGCGGTTCTGGAACGTTCGCCTGGACGCGCTTGAACAGGCCCTGAAGGAGGAGCAGAATCAATGA
- a CDS encoding SMP-30/gluconolactonase/LRE family protein produces the protein MAEASIYEIHDPRFRQMIVTSAGLDELYSGCRWAEGPVWFNDANQLLWSDIPNQRILRWTPEGGVSVYREPSNFTNGHTRDRQGRLISCEHGTRRVTRTEVDGSITVLADRFEGRRLNSPNDVVVKSDGTIWFTDPTYGIMSDYEGYRADPEQPTRNVYWLDPETGELSAVVTDFIQPNGLAFSPDEKTLYVADSSASHDDRLPRHIRAFDLTNGGRLANGRVFCVIDKGIPDGIRTDANGNVWSSAGDGVHCFDPAGKLIGKILVPQTVANLTFGGPRRNRLFIAATRSLYSLYVAVAGSQVP, from the coding sequence ATGGCCGAGGCCTCCATCTACGAAATCCACGACCCGCGCTTCCGGCAGATGATCGTGACCAGCGCCGGTCTCGACGAGCTCTATTCCGGCTGCCGCTGGGCGGAAGGTCCCGTCTGGTTCAACGATGCGAACCAACTCCTGTGGAGCGACATTCCCAATCAGCGCATTCTGCGATGGACGCCGGAGGGCGGCGTTTCCGTCTATCGTGAGCCGTCCAATTTTACCAACGGCCATACACGCGACAGGCAGGGACGGCTCATCTCCTGCGAGCACGGCACGCGCCGCGTCACGCGCACCGAGGTGGACGGCTCGATTACCGTGCTCGCCGATCGTTTCGAAGGCAGGCGGCTCAATTCACCGAACGATGTCGTGGTCAAGTCGGACGGCACGATCTGGTTCACCGATCCCACCTACGGCATCATGTCCGACTACGAAGGCTATCGCGCAGACCCGGAGCAGCCGACGCGCAACGTCTACTGGCTCGATCCGGAGACCGGCGAGCTTTCGGCGGTCGTGACGGACTTCATCCAGCCGAACGGCCTCGCCTTCTCGCCCGACGAAAAGACCCTCTACGTGGCGGATTCATCGGCAAGTCACGATGACCGCCTCCCTCGGCACATACGCGCCTTCGACTTGACCAACGGCGGACGGCTCGCGAACGGACGCGTCTTCTGCGTCATCGACAAAGGAATTCCGGACGGCATCCGGACGGACGCGAACGGAAACGTATGGTCGAGCGCCGGAGATGGAGTGCACTGTTTCGATCCTGCCGGCAAGCTGATCGGCAAGATCCTGGTTCCGCAGACGGTCGCCAATCTCACATTCGGCGGACCAAGGCGCAACCGCCTGTTCATTGCGGCAACCCGCTCGCTTTATTCACTTTATGTCGCCGTGGCGGGTTCCCAGGTGCCTTAG
- a CDS encoding sugar ABC transporter ATP-binding protein, protein MDDVAKAIIAVDGAKVSFGAVKALDGVTLRVMPGECVGLVGHNGAGKSTIVSVINGGLTPHQGTVTSDGERQERYGINAARDRGVRCVFQELSLCPNLSIVENTRLVHRALGGFGWRSRAAEIIEKSLDAVFPGHGIDSGRTVGDLSIAERQMVEIALAFSDAGTPARLVILDEPTSSLDASLARQMLDHVRRFVAGGGSVIFISHILHEILETADRIVVMKDGRVVAERPAHRFDHHGLVEAMGSVTKAETRQRPVRDQSAAPVVLSHPAAGIPFTARTGEIIGLAGLAGHGQTELLLALHADRSGNWLPQRNPLVTFVAGDRRLNGVFELWSILRNFSIASLADMSRRGLVLEAGEKTRGTTWKERFEIRTPDLDKPILSLSGGNQQKVLFARALATRASIVLMDDPMRGVDVGTKQEVYAIIREEAARGRTFIWYSTEMDEVCLCDRVYVFREGRITAELGGDAVNETNIISASFEGAA, encoded by the coding sequence ATGGACGACGTAGCGAAGGCGATCATTGCGGTCGACGGCGCCAAAGTAAGCTTCGGCGCAGTCAAGGCGCTCGACGGCGTCACGCTTCGTGTCATGCCCGGCGAATGCGTTGGGCTCGTCGGACATAACGGGGCCGGCAAGTCCACGATCGTCAGCGTGATCAATGGCGGCCTTACGCCACACCAGGGAACCGTCACGAGTGACGGCGAGCGGCAGGAACGCTACGGCATCAATGCCGCCCGCGACCGGGGCGTGCGTTGCGTCTTTCAGGAGCTGTCCCTCTGCCCCAACCTCTCCATCGTCGAGAACACCCGTCTTGTACATCGCGCTCTCGGCGGTTTCGGCTGGCGTTCGCGGGCTGCTGAGATCATCGAGAAGAGCCTCGACGCCGTCTTCCCCGGCCATGGGATCGACAGCGGCCGGACCGTGGGAGATCTTTCGATCGCCGAACGGCAGATGGTCGAAATCGCTCTGGCCTTTTCCGATGCCGGCACTCCCGCGCGGCTGGTGATCCTGGATGAACCGACATCGTCGCTCGATGCAAGCCTCGCCCGTCAGATGCTCGACCATGTCCGCCGCTTCGTCGCCGGTGGCGGATCCGTCATCTTCATCTCGCATATCCTGCACGAGATCCTCGAAACCGCCGACCGTATCGTCGTCATGAAGGACGGCCGCGTCGTCGCCGAACGTCCGGCGCACCGCTTCGACCATCACGGCCTCGTGGAGGCAATGGGGAGCGTCACGAAGGCGGAAACCCGACAGCGTCCGGTGCGCGATCAATCCGCGGCGCCGGTCGTTCTGTCCCATCCGGCAGCGGGTATTCCCTTCACGGCGCGCACCGGCGAGATCATCGGCCTCGCTGGCCTGGCTGGCCACGGACAGACCGAGCTCCTCCTCGCGCTGCATGCCGACCGGTCCGGCAACTGGCTGCCGCAGCGCAATCCGCTCGTCACCTTCGTCGCCGGCGACCGCCGCCTCAACGGGGTCTTCGAATTGTGGAGCATCCTGCGAAACTTCTCCATCGCCTCGCTCGCCGACATGTCCCGCCGCGGTCTCGTCCTAGAGGCCGGCGAGAAGACGAGAGGAACGACCTGGAAAGAACGGTTCGAAATCCGCACGCCCGATTTGGACAAACCCATCCTGTCGCTTTCCGGCGGCAACCAGCAGAAGGTGCTCTTCGCCCGCGCACTCGCCACGCGCGCATCGATCGTCCTGATGGACGATCCGATGCGCGGCGTGGACGTCGGTACCAAGCAGGAAGTCTACGCGATCATTCGCGAGGAGGCGGCGCGCGGCCGCACCTTCATCTGGTATTCGACGGAAATGGACGAGGTTTGCCTCTGCGACCGGGTGTATGTGTTCCGCGAGGGCCGCATCACGGCCGAACTCGGCGGCGATGCCGTCAACGAGACAAACATTATCTCCGCCTCCTTCGAGGGAGCCGCATGA